The Balaenoptera acutorostrata chromosome 15, mBalAcu1.1, whole genome shotgun sequence genome contains a region encoding:
- the TNFRSF6B gene encoding tumor necrosis factor receptor superfamily member 6B, translating to MRPPLWPLLALLLALAARGKAEGAPTYPWRDAETGEWLACDKCPPGTFVQRPCGRDSPTTCGACPPRHYTQFWHYLERCRYCNVICGEREEEARPCGATHNRACRCLPGFFAHAGFCLEHALCPPGAGVVAPGTPSQNTQCQPCSPGTFSASSSSSERCQPHRNCTALGLAVNVPGSPSHDALCTNCTGFPLGSLEPGALGTEECQRAVVDFVAFQDISPRSLQRLQQALAGPGARSPPPPLREDRAALRQRLWRQLTELREAWPGTLVARLLRALRAARLSGLERSVRERFLRRR from the exons ATGAGGCCCCCGCTGTGGCCGCTGCTGGCACTGCTGCTGGCGCTCGCAGCGCGGGGGAAGGCGGAGGGCGCGCCCACCTACCCGTGGCGGGACGCGGAGACGGGGGAGTGGCTGGCGTGCGACAAGTGCCCCCCGGGCACCTTCGTGCAGCGACCTTGCGGCCGGGACAGCCCCACGACGTGCGGCGCGTGCCCGCCGCGCCACTACACGCAGTTCTGGCACTACCTGGAGCGCTGCCGCTACTGCAACGTTATCTGCGGGGAGCGCGAGGAGGAGGCGCGGCCGTGTGGGGCCACCCACAACCGCGCCTGCCGCTGTCTCCCCGGCTTCTTCGCGCACGCGGGCTTCTGCCTGGAGCACGCGCTCTGCCCGCCCGGCGCAGGCGTCGTCGCCCCCG GCACCCCCAGCCAGAACACGCAGTGCCAACCGTGCTCCCCGGGCACCTTCTCCGCCAGCAGCTCGAGCTCGGAGCGGTGCCAACCCCACCGCAACTGCACGGCCCTGGGCCTAGCCGTTAACGTGCCGGGATCCCCGTCCCACGATGCCCTGTGCACCAACTGCACGGGCTTCCCGCTCGGCTCGCTGGAGCCGGGGGCACTGG GGACCGAGGAGTGCCAGCGCGCCGTGGTCGACTTCGTGGCTTTCCAGGACATCTCTCCCAGGAGTCTCCAGCGGCTGCAGCAGGCGCTCGCGGGCCCCGGGGCGCGGAGTCCGCCGCCGCCGCTAAGGGAGGACCGCGCGGCGCTGCGGCAGAGGCTGTGGCGGCAGCTCACGGAGCTCCGCGAGGCGTGGCCCGGGACGCTGGTGGCGCGGCTGCTGCGGGCGCTGCGCGCGGCCAGGCTGTCCGGGCTGGAGCGCAGCGTCCGCGAGCGCTTCCTCCGCAGGCGCTGA